DNA from Leptospira koniambonensis:
TGCATAGTATAAGTTGATCTCGTAAGAATCTTCTAAAAATTCGAACTTGCTTAAGGAGTATAGACAAAGAAGAAGAATAAATCCTGGTATATAAGATCTCCAGCGAAATAGAAAATTCCCCTGCTGATCCAATTCTTCAATTAACGCCATACGAATTCCTTGTAGGTTATAGTATTAAGGAAGGAAACTTTTATCCCCTCGGAGTGTCAACCATTGATTCTAAGCCGTTTAAGGAGAAAGAAACCTACTAGAAAAGTCTGCAAGATCCTTTTGTACAATCCTTTCCAAATTCCAAGGATCCAAGACCAATCTGTAATTTAAACCTTCTCTCTGAAAAACATAACTTCCGAGCTTAGTCATTCCAATTGGAGAAACTATATAATGATCCGTAATGGTAACGATCTCGATCTTAAAATTTCTGTCTTTCGGAACTGGAGTAAGCTCTTCTGATTTTCCTAAAAGAACTTCGTCTGCACTTAGTTTTTTGATCTCTTCTAAATAATTTTCTACTTCTTCAGAAGAGGCAACTATCTGACCGCCGGAAGTTTCTAAGATCCAATTTTCATTTTGTTTGCTTAAACTAAAATTTATGGAAGAAAGTCCTGAAATTGTTATCTTCGAAACTTTTTCTCTCACAGGGAAGGGCGGAACTAGAGATCTGCTTAGGAAAAAATCTAATTTTCCGCTGCCTGTAACTGATTTTAGATTTTCTTTAACTAACCAAATTTGGTTCTTTTCATCCAATATATAGGTTCCGGAACCTTTTCTAACGGGAGCTCCTATTAGAATTTTTCCTAGAGAATTTCCAGAAACATCTTTTAGTTCTAACAGAGGTTCATCTCCTCCTAATCCGAATTCTTCCTTAGAAATTGAATTTGATTCCGAGA
Protein-coding regions in this window:
- a CDS encoding DUF4340 domain-containing protein; translated protein: MDLSKYSSLLRHTYKENPQILLFFGNIILAILLLIAKDPWDWFKKNYQNSEAFYKIKSEEIQTIISGRKGQESILNRELDGWTVQLPSGLVLPGDSARIEELIQTCLHLRKFTLLSESNSISKEEFGLGGDEPLLELKDVSGNSLGKILIGAPVRKGSGTYILDEKNQIWLVKENLKSVTGSGKLDFFLSRSLVPPFPVREKVSKITISGLSSINFSLSKQNENWILETSGGQIVASSEEVENYLEEIKKLSADEVLLGKSEELTPVPKDRNFKIEIVTITDHYIVSPIGMTKLGSYVFQREGLNYRLVLDPWNLERIVQKDLADFSSRFLSP